In the genome of Nitrospirota bacterium, the window TATGAAGCCGTCTATAACAACAGGAATTTTATGCTCTGCCGCCCCGAGTATAAGCCCAGCAATGCCTCCTATCTCCGCGCCTCCTAATTTTGCCAGGACATCCACAGGATCCGAGAGGTCGGGTTTGTTAACTGAAACTGCATCTTTAATAACCGTCACCTTGTTCTCCCACACCTTCTCACCTATCCCCGTACCCATGCCAGTAACTTCCTCAACAGACATTCCTGTAAACACAGATGCTATTGCGCTTGAGGGAGTAGTATTTGCAATGCCCATATCGCCGGTGGCAAATATTTTATACCCCTTCCCTGCATATTCACCGGCAAGTTCCCTGCCGACTGCAATGCATTTTAAAGCCTCTTCCCTTGTCATTGCAGGGCCTTTACGTATATTCCTTGTACCGCGCACAATCTTTCTCCTTACAAAAAAGGGGTTCTCCTTGCCGTCAAATTCATAATCAACGCCAATGTCCACCACAACGACCTCTGCGCCTGCATACCTTGCAAGGATATTTATGCCAGCACCGCCGTTAAGAAAATTAAATACCATCTGCGGCGTTACCTCCTTGGGGAAGGCAGACACTCCCTCATCTGCCACCCCGTGGTCTCCGGCAAAGGTAAAAACAACCTTTTTATCCAATTCAGGCATGGTGTTTTCAGTAATTGCAACAATTCTCCTTGCAAATTCTTCAAGCCTTCCGAGGCTCCCCATCGGCTTTGTGAGATTATCAAGGCGTTTCTGTGCAATCTCATAAAACTTTTCATCCACTGCTGTAATTTCTTTCAAATCCAATTCAAGTGTCATACTCCCTCCGTTTATTTAAAGATAGTTTAAAATTGTTTTATATTGTTCAACGTTGTTCAAATACAACTTGTTTGAAATTATTCAAAATGGTTCAATATTGTTTAAGCTGGCTCAAAATTGAACTGCTTGAACAAACTTAAACTATTTTGAACCTTTTATTTTAACCGGTATCCCTGCCGTCACCAGATAGACGTCATCTGCAATACCGGCAACTTTCTGATTTAAAATACCTGCAAAATCCCTGAATCTGCGGGCAAGCTCATTATCAGGCACAATGCCCATGCCGACTTCATTAGAGACAGTGAACAGTTGACAGTAAACAGTTGACAGTGAACCGCATAAAGAATCTATCCCTTTTTCAACGTCATTACCACTGCACATCAGGTTTGAGAGCCAAAGCGTCAGGCAGTCTATAATGATGACCTTGTATTTATCCTTAATGCCCTGCAGAACATCCGCAACCTTCAGAGGCTCTTCGTAGGTATCCCACTCACTGCCTCTTTGCTGCTTGTGTTTCTCAACCCGCTCCCTCATCTCCTCATCAAGCGCCTGAGCAGTTGCGATATATGCCTTCTGCCCCTTAAATTTATTCGCCTCGGCGAGAGCAAATGCGCTCTTCCCGCTCCTTGCGCCGCCGATTATGAAAGTAATTTTGTTTTCCATTTTATTAAAAACTCTCTTTATTAAAGATTAAAGGGCATATATGTACGAAAAAGCTTTAGTGCAACACCGTTAAACATGCCATACTGCAATACCTAACCAACCAAATTCCATAAAAAAGAACTTTTAAATGCTTTGCAGTATGGCATCTAAAAATCTTGTTGCTTTCTAAAGATTTTGAGGGCATGTATGCCCTTTAATCTCCATGTAACTAATTGAATCTAATAATCCTCGTTGCGTTTAAAAGTTTTTGAGGGCCTATGTACTTACTGTTCACCTGCCAAAAACAAAAAAACCCGGCCTTCGCATGAAGACCGGGGATAAAAGTTTTAGCCTTTACCCTCACGCCCTTTACCACGAAGGCTTATTGTGAGGCTCTGTGCAGGCAGGTCTTCTGGCTCTCCCTACTTCCGTTTGCCTTCCCATCCCAAAACACCGGGAAAGTGGCTGAGTTAACAGAAGTTTTATCCCGAACAGCTCGGGATCAGGATTACAGCGGCGGGACCGCTTCCGTATTTCACGGAATTCCCCTTTAAGCCCTTCCGGGCGCCTGAACAATTGTTTAAATTATACCTTTTTCGCTTTATATAAAGTCAAGGACAAAAAAAGTTATAAGTTAAAAGTTGATGGAGCAAATTTTATTTATTAAATCTACGGCATTGCAATATTTATCTCATAACTGCCGACTGATGTCCTGTCTGCGATGCCTTTCTGCCAGAGCAGCTCAACGGTCTTTGCCTTTAACGGCTTAGGCACCATAATAATCAATTTTACTCCAAGGGCAGTCCCGACTATTCGGGACCATTCATCAGCCTTTTCAGGCGTAACACTTTTTTCAGTCTCAATCTCCATCACCGCAAGGACCAGCCCGTGATTGCCAAGTATTAAGTCTGGGTAATGACCTTTAAATTCGTTTTTCTTTTCGCCGTTGAGATTAATGTGTATGTCTTTATAATCCCTTGAGAGCTTATGCTTAAGATGCGATACCATCCAGTCATGAATAAGTTTTTCATCCTGCATATTCCACCTCGTTTAATAAATACATGGGATGTTTTTCTTAAGCGGATTTTTTCGCTGAAAGCGAAAACCTCTCCCGACACATCGGGACGAAAATTCGGGACGAGAATGAGCGCAAGAAGAATATTCCATGTATTTGTTTGGCTATAATTTTATCTTATACGACAGGTTTAAAATAAAATCAGGCGCGCCTGCCGTATTTATGTCTTCTGCAAGCAAAAGTTCAACGCTGTTTTTTCCTGAATGGTATCTGCCTCCAAGCGAGAGCAAATACGCCGCGCGGTCCACAGCCAAAAGGTTAGTTTTAGGGTATATACGCGACTGTCCCTGAAGCTGTGCAATAAGGCTAAACCCCTTGTTTAAATCTGCCTCTACTGCCATGCCGCCATAAACAAAATCCTTTAAATTAATCTTCTCATACCCCCTGACATCTCCAGGAGAAACAGCGCCAAGATTCCAGTATGTTGCAATCCCTTGACAAATGTAATAATTCATGAGGACAGAAATGCCGGCATCAATACTGCCGTTTCCATAACCTGCCTTTGCGTCCCCTGTCGGAAGCTCAAGGTCTCCTTTCACGCTCAAACCAAAATCCCCTGATGACATCAAGGATTTCTTAAGCGTTAGCCTCACATCCCCCAAGCCTGCACCAGTTTCCCCGCGTACGACAAGTGCATTATCCCTCCTGACCTCATAGATGAATTCATTATGCGGTCTGTTGCTCCTGCCGTAGTCAGAAAAGCCGAATGTGCTGTGATATGATTCTAAAAATCCGTCCATAAACCCGCCGCCGAAATAAAGCACCGGGACCTCCAGCCCGATTTCAAAAAGGTCTTTTATGTCCCTTTTGTATCTCAGGTTAAGTTCTGTAATTTCCATGTCCATATTAAAAGACCAGTTTGCTGAATTCTGGACAGTGTATGTGCTTGAATGTGAAAGGCTTGCGGAAAAAGAACTTTCAGTATCAGCAGTTTCTAGATAAGGCTGATTTGCATGAAGTGTTATCGGGTACTGGTTTTTTATCTGAAGAGGACCTTTAAATGAGAAAGCAATAGAAGGGAGAAGCACAAGAAAAAACACAGAAAGCACAAAGATAAACTTTAAATTTCTTTCTAAAAAATTAGTTGTATAAATACTTCTTCGTGTTCTCATAAAGGATTTTTAATCTTAACCCCCTTAATTATCTGCCCATCAGTTAAGTCTTCACTTAACAATAAAACAACCCCGCCCCTTACAGCAGATTCTATAATCACTGCGTCCCAGAAAGAATATTTATGTTTTCTTTGAATTTCTATCGCCTCTAAAATTATCTCTCCGTTAACAATTATGGTATTCCATTTTAATAAATCTTTCACAATTTCTTTAGCTGTAAGCACATCAAGCGGTTTACTCATTTTTCTCGTTACGTTCACAAAAAATTCCTGCACAACCTGAGAGCTGATAATCCCATTGCCTGAATTCCAGAAACTTTCCATTAATTGCACAGCCTTTTTATGCTTTTCTCCGGCAGACGTATCATAAGCATATACAAGAATATTTGTATCTACGAACACTTTATCGCCTTTCATGGAGTTCTTCCCTTGAAATTGTAATCTTCCCTTTTGTCCCAAGGTCAAAGCCTTTCCTCATAAGCCCGATTTGTCTATCCTTTGCCGTTTGATACCCCGTCTCCCCTCTGATTTTTTCTTCAAGGGTTTCCCTTAAAAGTTCACTCAGAGATTTTTCCTTGCTTGCGGCAATTATTTTTGCCTTTTTTAACAGGGGCTTAGGTAATGATAAAGTTACATTTTGCTTCTCCATTGGCAACCTCCTTTAAACTGCACATAAATATGTGTAACACATTTTTATGTGTAATGTCAAATATGCAGTGGATAAAAGGGCAGCATAAACCTTTCGTCATACAATCTCATATGCCAAAGTCATCAAAAAAAAGGTCTGAGACCCTTTTCAACGAGCCGCAGACCCTTGCTTTAAACGTTCAGCTTTGTCTATGGACTTATGGTTATTGCCCTTGCCCTGTTATTATTCTTTTCATTTATCTCAGAAACAGCATTATTTGCATCCGCCCTGCTAATGATATAGTAAGTTCCGGCAGTTGTGCCTGATGGTATTGTCACGCGGGCACGCCCGAGGCTTGTAGCGCCGGAGGTAAGTGACGGTATACTCCTGCTTCCAAGGAGGATATCACTTGCTTCGTATGTTGCATTAGTTGAGAGATAATATTTAGTGGTTGATGCGCCTGCTGAAGTCGTGCCCTGATTCTTTGTTGTATCGGATATTGTAATGCTCTGCCCTGCAGTTGCAGTTGACGGAACTGATAAGGCAGAGATAATGAGGTCAGGCATACAGCCTTCGTCTATCAGTCCGTCACAGTCGTTATCAATACCATCGCAGACCTCAGTCTGCGGCGTCCCAGGTGTGCAGGTGTCTACCGTTGAACCATTCTGGCAGATTAATTCTCCTGTTAATAAGCAGACACCCATGCCGCAGGTTGTCGGTGTTGGGATATAACCATCATCAGCTATTCCATTACAATTTTCGTCAATTCCGTTGCAGTTGTCGTCATTTCCTGTCGGCTGACCAGGTTGACAGGTATCAATAAGCAGTCCGTTCTGACAGATTAACTCACCAGTTGCCTGACATACACCTACACCGCATGTTGTTGGTATAGGTACATAATCGTTATCAATACAAAGGATACTAAAAGTACCTGAAGTGGCACTTGAAGGAATTACAACTCCCATTGTATCAGTGAGCTTAGTAAAAGTGAAATTAAGTAAGGTACTGTCTCCCGGGTTGCCAACCACATTAAACACAAGACCTGCCAGACTCCCACTACCTCCTGACAGCCCGGTCAGTGAGGTATCTAAACCTCCAACTATTATTTGTCCAGCAGTATTAATATTAGTAGTTATCATCCATCCGGTAGTTAAATTCCCTCCCACTGCTCCTGTGGCTCGAAGTACTGACAAATCATAGGTAATAGTAAACTGAAACCCTGCTATTCCTGCGGCATTGTCTACCATCACAGGAATCTCAATCATTACCCCTGCATCCACCTGTGTGTCCGGTATTGAGACTACTGCTGAAAATGCACTGACAGGTAAAAACATTGCAACACAAAACAATAAAATTTCCCATCTTCTCATCTTAATTTTCCTCCCCTTTCAGTTGTTAGTTCTAAGTTCTTAGTTCCTATTTTTAAGTTCCCAGTTCCTTAACTCTTAACTTCTAACTTAACTTTTAACTTTTAACTCTTTTTATATACATCCCCTCAGCGGGTCTAACTCCAGCGCTCCCCTTAAAACAAGAATTACATCTACAATATCTATCACGCCGTCTCCGTTCATGTCCCCGCATTCCTGCAAACACTGCGCCATGGGGTCTAATTCCAATGCACACCTCAATGTAAGTATCACATCAACTATGTCAATCCCTTTGTCTATGTTTACATCACCCATATATCTGTCAAACGTGTTTGGATTACAATCATCATCAATGCCGTTGTTGTATATCTCAGAAGCTCCGGGAT includes:
- the cobU gene encoding bifunctional adenosylcobinamide kinase/adenosylcobinamide-phosphate guanylyltransferase, which translates into the protein MENKITFIIGGARSGKSAFALAEANKFKGQKAYIATAQALDEEMRERVEKHKQQRGSEWDTYEEPLKVADVLQGIKDKYKVIIIDCLTLWLSNLMCSGNDVEKGIDSLCGSLSTVYCQLFTVSNEVGMGIVPDNELARRFRDFAGILNQKVAGIADDVYLVTAGIPVKIKGSK
- a CDS encoding PIN domain-containing protein gives rise to the protein MKGDKVFVDTNILVYAYDTSAGEKHKKAVQLMESFWNSGNGIISSQVVQEFFVNVTRKMSKPLDVLTAKEIVKDLLKWNTIIVNGEIILEAIEIQRKHKYSFWDAVIIESAVRGGVVLLLSEDLTDGQIIKGVKIKNPL
- a CDS encoding DUF3187 family protein, translating into MRTRRSIYTTNFLERNLKFIFVLSVFFLVLLPSIAFSFKGPLQIKNQYPITLHANQPYLETADTESSFSASLSHSSTYTVQNSANWSFNMDMEITELNLRYKRDIKDLFEIGLEVPVLYFGGGFMDGFLESYHSTFGFSDYGRSNRPHNEFIYEVRRDNALVVRGETGAGLGDVRLTLKKSLMSSGDFGLSVKGDLELPTGDAKAGYGNGSIDAGISVLMNYYICQGIATYWNLGAVSPGDVRGYEKINLKDFVYGGMAVEADLNKGFSLIAQLQGQSRIYPKTNLLAVDRAAYLLSLGGRYHSGKNSVELLLAEDINTAGAPDFILNLSYKIKL
- a CDS encoding CopG family transcriptional regulator, which produces MEKQNVTLSLPKPLLKKAKIIAASKEKSLSELLRETLEEKIRGETGYQTAKDRQIGLMRKGFDLGTKGKITISREELHERR
- the cobT gene encoding nicotinate-nucleotide--dimethylbenzimidazole phosphoribosyltransferase, with translation MTLELDLKEITAVDEKFYEIAQKRLDNLTKPMGSLGRLEEFARRIVAITENTMPELDKKVVFTFAGDHGVADEGVSAFPKEVTPQMVFNFLNGGAGINILARYAGAEVVVVDIGVDYEFDGKENPFFVRRKIVRGTRNIRKGPAMTREEALKCIAVGRELAGEYAGKGYKIFATGDMGIANTTPSSAIASVFTGMSVEEVTGMGTGIGEKVWENKVTVIKDAVSVNKPDLSDPVDVLAKLGGAEIGGIAGLILGAAEHKIPVVIDGFISTAGALIAYEIEPKTKDYMFAAHSSVEKGHKAMLEKIGLKPILDLNLRLGEGTGAALAILIIEAGLKIYREMATFGEAGVSGKE